From Trichoplusia ni isolate ovarian cell line Hi5 chromosome 8, tn1, whole genome shotgun sequence, one genomic window encodes:
- the LOC113496365 gene encoding mitochondrial-processing peptidase subunit beta — protein MLKVATTLRLISKQGNQVRCLATNVGYKEALVNVPPTKLSVLDNGIRVASEDSGSATATVGLWIDAGSRYENSKNNGVAHFLEHMAFKGTSKRSQTDLELLVENMGAHLNAYTSREQTVFYAKCLANDVPAAVEILADIIQNSSLAEPEIERERGVILREMQDVESNLQEVVFDHLHATAFQGTPLGQTILGPTKNIKKISKADLQNYIKTHYQPSRIVLAGAGGVDHQKLVDLANKNFSGLKNTVTDVQLTPCRYTGSEIRVRDDSMPLAHVAIAVEGAGWTDADNIPLMVANTLIGAWDRSQGGGVNNASFLARAASAGNLCHSFQSFNTCYKDTGLWGIYFVAEPLQLDDMVYNIQKEWMKLCTSVTDGEVERAKNLLKTNMLLQLDGTTPVCEDIGRQMLCYNRRIPIHELDARIEAVSVQNVRDVCYKYLYDRCPAVAAVGPTEGLPDYTRLRAGMYWLRV, from the coding sequence ATGTTGAAGGTGGCGACTACTTTGAGATTAATCTCAAAACAGGGCAATCAGGTTCGTTGTTTGGCCACTAATGTTGGTTACAAAGAGGCACTAGTAAACGTCCCACCAACAAAACTATCCGTGTTAGATAATGGAATCCGCGTTGCGTCTGAAGATTCCGGTTCTGCGACAGCCACCGTAGGACTGTGGATTGATGCCGGATCCAGGTACGAAAACTCCAAAAACAATGGAGTCGCCCATTTCCTAGAACACATGGCTTTCAAAGGCACCAGCAAGAGGTCTCAAACTGACTTAGAACTGCTTGTTGAGAACATGGGCGCCCATTTGAATGCTTACACATCTCGAGAGCAAACCGTGTTCTACGCGAAATGCCTCGCCAACGACGTCCCCGCCGCTGTTGAGATCCTTGCTGACATCATTCAGAACTCATCGCTCGCAGAGCCCGAAATCGAACGAGAACGAGGTGTCATTCTTCGTGAAATGCAGGATGTAGAAAGTAACCTGCAGGAAGTTGTATTTGACCACTTACATGCCACTGCCTTCCAAGGAACACCCCTAGGCCAGACTATCCTGGGACCCACCAAGAACATTAAGAAAATTTCCAAGGCCGACCTACAGAACTACATCAAGACCCACTACCAGCCCTCACGCATAGTGCTTGCTGGAGCAGGTGGAGTTGACCACCAGAAGTTAGTTGACCTTGCCAACAAGAACTTCAGTGGTCTGAAAAACACTGTGACAGATGTGCAGTTGACCCCATGCCGTTACACTGGCTCTGAAATCAGAGTGAGAGACGACTCTATGCCTCTTGCTCATGTTGCCATCGCTGTTGAAGGTGCAGGCTGGACTGATGCTGACAACATTCCTCTGATGGTTGCTAACACTCTTATTGGAGCTTGGGACCGCTCTCAGGGTGGTGGCGTTAACAATGCTTCATTCCTGGCGCGCGCTGCATCAGCTGGCAACCTGTGCCACAGCTTCCAGTCTTTCAACACCTGCTACAAAGACACTGGACTGTGGGGCATTTACTTTGTAGCCGAGCCTCTGCAATTAGACGACATGGTGTACAACATCCAGAAGGAATGGATGAAGCTCTGCACATCAGTCACTGATGGTGAGGTTGAGCGTGCCAAGAACCTGCTGAAGACCAACATGCTCCTGCAGCTTGATGGCACCACCCCAGTGTGTGAGGACATTGGTCGCCAAATGCTGTGCTACAACCGCCGTATCCCCATCCATGAGTTAGATGCCCGTATTGAAGCTGTGTCTGTACAAAATGTTCGTGATGTGTGCTATAAGTATTTGTATGACCGCTGCCCCGCTGTCGCCGCCGTCGGACCTACCGAGGGTCTGCCAGACTACACCAGGCTCCGCGCTGGAATGTACTGGCTTAGGGTGTAA